Proteins encoded together in one Primulina huaijiensis isolate GDHJ02 unplaced genomic scaffold, ASM1229523v2 scaffold43369, whole genome shotgun sequence window:
- the LOC140970130 gene encoding uncharacterized protein: protein MMGAICTQNDENNIQHAWMRARAFVDQMLSERKFIYKQGSRSEHRPFSYALEILSTNKDLFMEFLPGPKPRIARFIHPVLNDKLSECESEGPTDLRHGSTDGRYLKTINRKGRQYSSETSFKAHPDKIVMLKPASLDIKYSDSVTCHCSSLPDYKRSRGEILKTKPASFSLKEMKRKLKNTFAGTRKEPNQSFMDGNSHKLATSRSIFKVGDCNCREVDMKDSFIFSKNVEIKENQCNKPWIKSIMGPDVVCMSNTVCKKLDFPSVSLSRKQEFDVIFEPRRQHSTRVKNITEIEIPMKKKSPKTLEKTLSSPDHDFLLINPITNDQCCPGSAQMRFSPFSNSLTRSPSRPNNEIKSWVDFKINDGIEILEMKTSSSGIRSTVDQAHDTVIAATNEMNCKSMIEEMSCTQHPELSYSQLWSEINSGDVVKTRQRIDRINVHEDNGNEIHPMDSLSENEILVPTVDDVPSTPLFCHQMKMSDSIKYQELQSPISVLEPFFSDDSISPQSISLQTAEELVQPLRLDFEEHSSESTSQNPQTNASSSI from the exons ATGATGGGGGCAATCTGCACTCAGAATGATGAGAACAATATTCAACATGCTTGGATGAGGGCCAGAGCGTTTGTTGATCAGATGTTAAGTGAAAGAAAATTCATCTACAAACAAGGGTCGCGGTCTGAGCACAGACCCTTTTCCTACGCATTAGAAATTTTGAGTACAAACAAGGATTTGTTCATGGAATTTTTACCTGGACCGAAACCAAGAATTGCTAGGTTCATCCATCCAGTTCTGAATGACAAATTATCAGAATGCGAAAGCGAAGGTCCAACTGATTTGAGGCATGGTAGTACGGACGGTAGATACTTGAAAACTATCAATCGTAAGGGTCGTCAATATTCTTCGGAAACAAGTTTCAAGGCCCATCCTGATAAGATAGTAATGCTGAAGCCAGCTTCCCTGGACATCAAGTATTCTGATAGTGTGACGTGCCATTGCTCATCCCTGCCGGATTATAAGAGATCGAGGGGCGAAATACTGAAAACAAAACCTGCATCTTTTTCTCTCAAAGAGATGAAGAGGAAACTGAAGAATACATTTGCAGGCACTAGAAAAGAACCAAACCAGTCTTTTATGGATGGCAATTCTCATAAACTTGCTACTAGTAGATCGATTTTTAAAGTTGGAGACTGTAATTGTCGTGAAGTGGACATGAAAGATTCTTTCATCTTTTCGAAAAATgtagaaataaaggaaaatcaATGCAACAAACCATGGATCAAATCCATAATGGGTCCTGATGTTGTTTGTATGAGTAATACTGTGTGCAAAAAATTAGACTTCCCTAGTGTTAGCCTATCCAGGAAACAAGAATTTGATGTGATATTTGAGCCAAGAAGACAGCATTCTACAAGGGTGAAGAATATAACTGAAATTGAGATTCCTATGAAGAAAAAATCCCCAAAAACCTTAGAGAAGACTCTCTCCTCTCCTGATCATGATTTCTTGCTTATTAACCCTATAACGAATGACCAATGTTGTCCTGGTTCTGCACAGATGAGATTTAGTCCTTTCAGCAACTCTCTTACTCGAAGTCCATCAAGACCAAATAACGAGATAAAATCTTGGGTTGATTTTAAGATAAATGATGGTATTGAGATCTTGGAGATGAAGACGAGTTCGTCTGGGATTCGAAGTACTGTTGATCAAGCACATGATACCGTTATTGCTGCGACCAACGAAATGAACT GTAAATCAATGATAGAAGAAATGAGCTGCACTCAGCATCCTGAATTAAGTTATTCACAATTGTGGAGTGAAATAAACAGCGGTGATGTTGTCAAAACTCGACAAAGAATTGACAGAATCAACGTACACGAGGACAATGGAAATGAGATTCATCCCATG GATTCACTTTCTGAGAATGAGATATTGGTACCTACAGTGGATGATGTCCCGTCAACCCCTTTGTTCTGTCACCAGATGAAAATGTCTGACAGCATTAAATATCAAGAACTTCAAAGCCCAATTTCTGTTCTCGAGCCATTTTTCAGTGACGACTCTATCAGCCCACAAAGCATCTCGCTTCAAACTG CCGAGGAGCTAGTACAACCTCTTCGCCTTGACTTCGAGGAGCACTCATCAGAGTCTACCTCTCAAAACCCACAAACCAATGCCAGTTCCAGCATATGA